AGGTCGACTGACGAGCACGTCCTTTAAAGGTTCTTTGGTTTTGTGGCGTTTGTATAAACATTGGTAGCAGGTTCCTGATGTGTGACGGGGTGGTGACTGTTATATCCGAGGGTGTGGTAGGTACATCAGCTGAACTCACGGAACCGTGAACAGTGGAGACTGTCATACTTCTGCTCCTCTTAGATGGTCTTCTTCTCTCTCTGATCGTTACTCTGGTAACTGTTGTATCATTAATTGGGGACAGTAGCACGTCATCGTTTGCCTTTGGGGGCGTAGTAGTTTTACCAGCAAATAATGCAAAACCTGCCGTTATACATGTTAGGCTAAGACTTCCGTTGGCCATGTAAAAGCCAAAGAGAATGGATGACGACATTCCCGAATGGGACACGATATACAGCCCAGACATTAAGCCTCCAAATAAACCTAAAAGACAAAGGACCGATTTTTATGTCAAATTGTATAATTTCCTCTTACTCGCAAGAAATTAATGGGCGTCTTTGGTGATACAGAGTAGCAGTTAGTTAACTCATATAATTAATTCATATGGACAGGGATGCGTTTTCGTCAACGATCACAAATTATTGCGTTAAAATCAACACAATGATTTTCTTAAACTGAAATAAGAACTCGTTTACgaacaaacataaatacagaatagtgtaaattaattatttgtctCTTATTTTTTATCTCTTTAGATTGAACTTACCTGTGGTCAAGGCCGAGGCCGAACAAACATACAGAAAGTAGCGACTCCATGGATAGGGCCAGCAAAGAGTCAGGCAACAACTAACAGCCGACACAAAGTAGGAGGCTAGGGCAATAGAGGCACATACCTGTACACCCACAAATACACCTGTAAAAACAGGGATACTTAACATTACTGAGGATTCAACTTCGCAAGCCAAGGGGATTCAGTACGACACTCAGAGTTTCAGGAAGAGTATCGTACTCAATACCCTTGCCATGGCAATATTACCTTTGGATACGTACAGACAAAGTAAAAATCCAAAACCATGCTGACACAAACACTTAAGCTTTTACGCAAAAAATCGTGAGAACATCGTCACAAAGGgattggacgactggttcgcccgttgtcagtataatgtgaccgggtggggtgtgctgtccgGTGTTCGATAGCACTACTAAATGGACAAAAGTGTCCACTTTTGAAAGAAACACAGcacaaacatacaaatatacagaatTGCAAACACATGCAGAGAAGGTCGTCATACTGAAGCTATTAATGCATATAGGACAGAAATAAACCAACTAAACATTTATTTCTAACTTTGGGGAAATACAGAAAATAGCAGAAGGTTAAGTGATAACTAAAGCAGCCCAAGCCCAAGCTAATTGATTTCGACATGAAGATTAACtgaacatgtctttttgccccacCCCCACCCCTCACGGGTgtaatgttctaaaaatgcacattgcGCGTTTCCTAAAAGTTCAATCACGTAATGTTcaaatttttaataataaaaatttaatacacacgaactagacttaAAATGTTCATCAAGGTATTacactatttcaaaaaatgcttcttaaagaTAAATTTGCTTCATTAtcattttgagttacacaacaatgtgccgatggtgtgaatccggtatgttcagatcgtgCTGGGTTGCATATTGGTATGAcaacactcacaattatcatttctaaatgcaggtaactttaaatcgaaaaattaccgtgttaagaacgctttaaaatcattaaaatacgtTGTAAATCTCATCTCaaccattccaaatcgtaataatTTTTCCCAGGGGAGAACCCAGGACccccaaaacaacaaaaatctcACGCCCTCGGTGCTTCCAAATTCATCAACTcgtacatcgtaaaactcatctcagccattctaaatcgtaaaaaATTTTCCCGTGGTGACCCCCAGATCAGCCgtacaccaaaatctcgcgccttcggcccTCACAAATTCAAAAAattacatcgtaaaactcatctctgctGTTTAAAATCGTACAATTTTTTCCTGGGGAGACCCTCTGgacccccccaaacaccaaaatttcgcgccttcggcgctcgtactatcatcaaaatatattgaaaagctcatcgtaatatttttccagggGGAAACACGGACCCACCAAACTCgcacgctaatttgcgtattcattaactTTCTGTTATCGAAGCCACTCTCTATAGAtatgtacaaggattaaatgtaataatatatgaaaaaaatatatcgagTATATCCTGTGATTGCGGGACACGCGACGGGGGGATGACTGATTTTGAAGTAATTGTGCCCATGTCTGATTGGCACAGCGTAAAGACACCATTACCACTAGGCCATTGAGCAGTTATGTTACGGATCATGAAAATGGAGTAAGAAAATAACACCATATCTTACCGGTAACTGTTTCGTGGGTGATGGTTCCACACGCCTCACTTTGTGATGTAGCTATGCAGACCGTGAATATCCCATACCGGAGTGTGTGTCCGTCCGTTCGGATAAACGTCCAGTACGGAATAACAAACGCCACAAGGTAACAGAGAAATCCCAGGACACTTAATACTAAACAAATCCACCGGCAGATGATCTGCTGTCTGTATGTCAACTCCATTTATTTAACTGTTGGTTTTGTACAAACGTATCGAATTTCAAATGTTGCTAATCTCGACAAAAATCACAACAAAACTATATAAAGAAACCATATACTTTCTACCTCTATCGTAAGAATATTCTGCGTTGATGTCGCCCAATTAATAAAATAGGTGATTTGTTCGTCcatatataacattaatgtGTAATGTTTTGCTATAGAAATACTAAGTACAATATCGATGAAAATTAATTGAGAACATTTAAGTAGCAATTAACGTAAGCATGAAGTAATCTGGGTTAAATGCAGCGAACCTTACCACATCCGTACGGCTAAAGCAAATATTGGTATATATAGGTGTACCGTAAAAATCTCCGTCATTTAAAAGTTCGCAGATTGAATAGCACGGTTTAATCTATCCCaagttataaaaataataaaattaaaaccagtCAGGCGATTTTTACCTCTGGGGAAGGATATGTGTACAATACTATATAGTTCAGAATTATTTGCTTGAATTTTACAATTGGTTTTTGATGAAAACATATTATGATTGCTTTATGTGTAGAAGTATTGTTGATGAATGAATATCACAATGAGGGTGACGTTACAAAAGGACTGATGAGAGGCCTTGGTATAACAGTAAGGGCCTCCAATAGTTAGGTCGGTCAGGTCATCTTCGTGCGTTAATTCATAGGGACTTAGTCATGAGAACATTACTATTTTAGCCACTCAGTCCAGTAATggagtacattttgtatgtatagGGAATAAGGGGAATAGAGAGAAATTACATTCAAACTTGTCTTCTATATTCAAAGTCTACAACCATTTTGTTGCGCTCACACAAAAGAAACAGTTATTTATCtttcacattatataacaatttatttatttacactactaaaatcaaaattatttgttatacccctataaaatagtttctgTTTAAAACttaattgacaaaaatgccacTAAATGAATTGTTCCGTCGAGCTGCcaaaagaactgttaaaatcgactgttaaaatgtgctgttggaccgaaGTGACGTCAAAAtaggtataacaaaacagttatcgactgggttttAGGGCAACaaatgatttgttggacccttacacaaactgttgccctcGGCCGACTTGTGTATGTCATGTTTTATTAAATGGCTTAGACCCCCTACAGTGTCCTCATTAAATACACCTGGACAAAGTAGAACTATTtctcaaataataaataaaacaaatactgtTTATTCCAAAGTGTACCGCAGATGTTGTTGTGTATAATTCACTAGCTATACAAGCTAAACAGAAAACCTTTTTCTACCTATtgaaacatttatacataaacGAACGTGAGGATTATTTTGGAAACCTTATCAGACtctcgtactcacctatagagacacagatacagccacttgatagtcttatattactcgtactcacctatatAGACACGGATACAGCCAaatgatagtcttatattactcgtactcacctatagagacacagatacagccaaatgatagtcttatattactcgtactcacctacagagacacagatacagccaaatgatagtcttatattactcgtactcacctacagagacacagatacagccaaatgatagtcttatattactcgtactcacctacagagacacagatacagccaaatgatagtcttatattactcgtactcacctatatagacatagatacagccacatgatagtcttatattactcgtactcacctatagagacacagatacagccacatg
This genomic window from Argopecten irradians isolate NY chromosome 4, Ai_NY, whole genome shotgun sequence contains:
- the LOC138322387 gene encoding uncharacterized protein, with product MELTYRQQIICRWICLVLSVLGFLCYLVAFVIPYWTFIRTDGHTLRYGIFTVCIATSQSEACGTITHETVTGVFVGVQVCASIALASYFVSAVSCCLTLCWPYPWSRYFLYVCSASALTTGLFGGLMSGLYIVSHSGMSSSILFGFYMANGSLSLTCITAGFALFAGKTTTPPKANDDVLLSPINDTTVTRVTIRERRRPSKRSRSMTVSTVHGSVSSADVPTTPSDITVTTPSHIRNLLPMFIQTPQNQRTFKGRARQSTYF